From the genome of Winogradskyella forsetii, one region includes:
- a CDS encoding serine hydrolase domain-containing protein, with translation MYKNLFTAIILFLQAFSVISQNRTASSNTLLNDLVKNEIAVGAAGSYSINGVVTWETASGYADLENKEIFTLDTQIRTASIAKSMTAVAVMQLAEHGLIDINLPIDTYIPEFIQKHKTKITTKHILSHTSGIRAYRNESETENQINYTSLFEAYEVFKNRKLFFEPGTKYSYTSYGYVVLGLLIEKVSGLSYEAYMQKYIWDKAEMTHTGIEKREIEPKAATKLYHRDDRGNLKKAKPNNLSNRVPGGGFYSTVNDLIKFGNALINHHFISEETFSLMIDYNNLKNVNSRYGLGFRLYGDEQNKNEIIGHSGSQTGTSTQLFVIPNLKTVVVVVANTSGSSSEVSKVARELIATSQQHD, from the coding sequence ATGTATAAAAACCTATTTACGGCAATCATTTTATTTCTTCAGGCATTTTCCGTAATCTCACAAAATAGAACGGCGTCTTCAAACACTTTGCTAAATGATTTAGTAAAGAATGAAATTGCCGTCGGTGCAGCAGGAAGTTATTCCATTAATGGCGTCGTGACTTGGGAAACCGCTTCAGGCTATGCAGATCTAGAAAATAAGGAAATTTTTACATTAGACACACAAATTAGGACCGCTTCAATCGCCAAATCAATGACGGCTGTTGCTGTAATGCAGTTAGCAGAGCATGGTTTAATTGATATCAACTTACCTATTGACACCTATATTCCTGAGTTTATTCAAAAACATAAAACAAAAATCACCACAAAACATATTTTATCTCACACGTCTGGTATTCGTGCTTACAGAAATGAAAGTGAGACTGAAAACCAAATAAATTATACCTCGCTATTTGAAGCTTATGAGGTGTTTAAAAACCGAAAACTATTTTTTGAACCTGGCACCAAATATTCCTATACAAGTTACGGCTATGTTGTTCTAGGGTTATTAATTGAAAAAGTTTCAGGTTTATCTTATGAAGCGTATATGCAAAAGTATATTTGGGATAAAGCGGAAATGACACATACAGGTATTGAAAAACGAGAAATAGAACCCAAAGCTGCAACCAAATTATATCATAGAGATGATAGAGGAAATCTTAAAAAAGCAAAACCAAACAATTTAAGCAATCGTGTTCCAGGAGGTGGGTTTTATTCGACCGTAAATGATCTTATAAAATTTGGAAATGCCCTAATTAACCATCATTTCATAAGCGAAGAGACCTTTAGCCTCATGATTGATTATAATAATTTAAAGAATGTCAATAGCCGTTATGGATTGGGATTTAGACTCTATGGAGATGAACAAAACAAAAATGAAATTATAGGCCACAGTGGTTCTCAAACTGGTACCTCAACGCAACTATTTGTAATTCCAAATCTTAAAACTGTTGTTGTAGTCGTTGCCAATACTTCTGGTTCTTCATCTGAAGTAAGTAAAGTTGCCAGAGAATTGATTGCTACATCTCAACAACACGATTAA
- a CDS encoding Crp/Fnr family transcriptional regulator has product MYSDQNVVQTIFKDLIFTKDEIKTIASVFKRVDAEKGAILIKPGDIVTDIFFIYQGCLRTFYTDKKGREHTVQIGIEDWWITDFTAFFSTSKAIMHLEVLQNATLYQLSSEDREALHIQFPQIHKFIRNKLAAAYAAFQKRILSKLSMTAKERYLEFIKTHPHIEKNVKNYHIASYLGITTESLSRIRKELT; this is encoded by the coding sequence ATGTATTCTGACCAAAATGTAGTTCAAACCATATTTAAAGATCTCATTTTTACCAAAGACGAAATAAAAACTATAGCGTCCGTATTTAAAAGAGTGGATGCAGAGAAAGGTGCAATTCTGATTAAACCAGGAGACATTGTTACCGACATATTTTTTATTTACCAAGGCTGTCTCAGAACCTTTTACACGGATAAAAAAGGAAGAGAACACACGGTACAAATTGGCATAGAAGATTGGTGGATTACTGATTTTACAGCTTTTTTTTCAACTTCGAAGGCCATCATGCATCTTGAAGTACTTCAAAATGCCACACTTTACCAACTTTCCAGTGAAGACAGAGAGGCGTTGCATATTCAATTTCCACAAATACATAAATTTATCAGAAATAAACTGGCAGCTGCTTACGCTGCATTTCAAAAACGAATCTTGTCAAAATTATCAATGACTGCAAAAGAACGCTATTTGGAATTTATAAAAACCCATCCCCATATAGAGAAGAACGTAAAAAATTATCACATTGCATCCTATTTGGGCATCACAACTGAAAGCTTGAGTCGAATTAGGAAAGAATTAACATAA
- a CDS encoding transglutaminase domain-containing protein, with amino-acid sequence MRNLFVLFIVFCFTISNAQISDFKTIDFTKADNIAKLHEGKNLDNLPVLAHHLTSKLITDVEKFRAIYTWVCTNIKGDSKQHNKVSRARLEFKNDSLGYIQWNDDFKKIAFEKLLNDKKTMCTGYAYLIKELCFIANIECKIVDGYGRSFETNVEKLESINHSWNAVKLNNKWYLCDATWSSGYMINGRIFVADYNDGYFLTDPKLFAKNHYPIQKKWFLNDTLKTAKFIAEPIVYGETFKQKIIPIGPTTLKSTINKNEEITFNFKSLKPISTDKIALVKVSGTDKKRYKIYDLTNENGLVTFKYRFKHKGVYDVHLKIDNDIVATYTIEVIKT; translated from the coding sequence ATGAGAAATCTTTTCGTCCTTTTCATAGTTTTTTGCTTTACTATTTCTAACGCTCAAATATCAGATTTTAAAACCATCGATTTTACAAAAGCAGATAATATTGCTAAGCTGCATGAAGGTAAGAATTTAGATAATTTACCCGTGTTGGCGCACCATCTAACATCTAAACTTATAACTGATGTTGAAAAATTCAGAGCCATTTACACTTGGGTGTGCACCAATATCAAAGGGGATTCCAAGCAACATAATAAAGTGAGCAGAGCGCGTTTAGAGTTCAAAAACGATAGTTTGGGTTATATACAATGGAATGATGATTTCAAAAAAATCGCTTTTGAAAAACTCTTGAACGATAAAAAAACCATGTGTACAGGCTATGCTTACCTCATTAAGGAATTGTGTTTCATAGCCAATATTGAATGTAAAATTGTTGATGGCTATGGACGATCTTTTGAAACTAATGTTGAAAAACTGGAATCCATAAACCATTCTTGGAACGCCGTAAAACTCAATAATAAATGGTATTTGTGCGATGCGACTTGGTCTAGTGGTTATATGATCAATGGTCGTATTTTTGTAGCAGACTATAATGATGGTTACTTTTTAACAGATCCTAAACTCTTTGCTAAAAACCATTATCCTATCCAGAAGAAATGGTTTCTTAACGACACTTTGAAAACCGCAAAATTCATAGCAGAACCGATTGTTTATGGAGAAACGTTTAAACAAAAAATAATTCCGATTGGGCCAACGACATTAAAATCCACAATTAACAAGAATGAAGAAATCACATTTAACTTTAAATCTTTAAAACCCATTTCCACGGATAAAATCGCTTTAGTCAAAGTTTCAGGAACAGACAAAAAACGGTATAAAATTTATGATCTTACCAATGAAAATGGATTAGTGACTTTTAAATACCGTTTTAAACACAAAGGCGTTTATGACGTGCATCTAAAAATAGACAATGACATTGTTGCCACCTATACAATCGAAGTGATTAAAACGTAG